One Gossypium hirsutum isolate 1008001.06 chromosome A11, Gossypium_hirsutum_v2.1, whole genome shotgun sequence genomic window carries:
- the LOC107901576 gene encoding kinesin-like protein KIN-4A isoform X1, whose amino-acid sequence MEAAENCSVKVAVHIRPFIGDERTQGCKECVTVTTGKPQVQIGTHSFTFDQVYGNGGSPSSSMFEECVAPLVDGLFQGYNATVLAYGQTGSGKTYTMGTSTKDDCQTGLIPQVMNELFKKIETLKRQTEFQLHVSFIEILREEVRDLLNSEPVGKLVTPKGNAVKTAVPGRPPLQIRESSNGIITLAGSTEVAVSTLQEMATCLEHGSISRSTGSTNMNNQSSRSHAIFTITLEQMHKTQSISAVNNTPDEDMSEEYLCAKLHLVDLAGSERAKRTGSDGLRLKGIHINRGLLALGNVINALGNEKKRKEGMHVPYRDSKLTRLLQDSLGGNSKTVMIACISPADVNAEESLNTLKYANRARNIQNKPVVNRDLISTEMQKMCQQLQYLRAELCARVRGPTSDVQVLKERITWLEATNEDLRRELHEYCSRRAVLECCESGAQDGHACFMKSDVHKRAFQSMDSSYCQMDEVVSDEKPGESDVVAKELEHALRQNTMDRELNELNKHLEQKESEMKLVGGADTEALKQHFQKKFMELEEEKRIVQQDRDRFLAAVENHAANSDAQRQKRQEINVQKIKALEAQISDVKKKQENQVELLKQKKRSDAAAKRLQAEIQYIKAQKVQLQRKIKQEAEQFRQWKASREKELLQLRKEGRRNEYERHKLEALNQRQKMVLQRKTEEATIAIKRLKELLEAHKCSVRDNSVNHNGHTPNGQRNEKSLQKWVDHELEVMVKVCEVRFEYEKQIQVQSALAEELTLLKEVDQLSLNGDIPHRVNNGHSRLLSMSPNARMERIASLEYMLSMSTNALKAMVSQLSDAEERECGLVGRRKWNQVHSLSEAKSLLQYLFNATAESRCQLQENDLEIKDLKQQLKDLTALLWKSEAEKKELVKEQKMREQAVVIALATSATGNSRSSSKHFADVLSAPPLPMSLPVPKLLKFTPGIVNGSMTDTVAFLDLRRKMVPVEHLSMQKETAMGQTGKLWRWKRSHHQWLLQFRWKWQKPWKLSEWIKHSDETIMRSRPCAQALIQLI is encoded by the exons ATGGAAGCAGCTGAGAATTGCTCGGTGAAGGTCGCCGTTCATATTAGGCCTTTTATCGGCGACGAACGAACTCAAGGTTGTAAAGAATGTGTTACTGTTACTACTGGAAAGCCTCAG GTGCAAATTGGGACACATTCCTTTACATTTGATCAAGTTTATGGAAATGGTGGTTCTCCATCCTCTTCCATGTTTGAGGAATGCGTTGCTCCTCTTGTCGATGGTTTATTCCAAGGATACAATGCTACTGTACTTGCATACGGTCAG ACAGGATCTGGGAAGACATATACCATGGGAACATCTACCAAAGATGATTGCCAGACAGGATTGATTCCTCAAGTTATGAATGAGTTGTTCAAGAAAATTGAAACGTTGAAGCGTCAAACAGAGTTCCAGCTACATGTTTCCTTCATAGAG ATCCTGAGGGAAGAGGTGAGGGATTTACTGAATTCAGAACCTGTAGGCAAACTTGTTACTCCTAAAGGGAATGCTGTGAAAACAGCAGTTCCAGGAAGGCCACCTTTACAAATACGCGAATCATCAAATGGAATTATAACACTAGCTGGATCAACTGAAGTTGCAGTTAGTACGCTGCAAGAAATGGCTACTTGCCTGGAGCATGGATCAATAAGCCGGTCAACTGGGAGCACAAATATGAATAACCAGTCCAG TCGATCCCATGCCATCTTCACAATCACATTAGAACAAATGCACAAAACGCAATCAATTTCTGCTGTTAATAACACTCCGGATGAAGATATGTCTGAAGAGTATTTATGTGCGAAGCTCCATTTGGTGGACCTTGCTGGATCTGAACGAGCAAAAAGAACAGGTTCTGACGGTCTTCGGTTGAAAG GTATTCATATTAATAGAGGGCTTCTTGCACTGGGCAATGTCATCAATGCCCTTGGGAATGAGAAAAAGCGTAAAGAAGGGATGCATGTTCCATACCGTGATAGCAAACTGACTCGACTTTTGCag GATTCACTTGGTGGAAACAGCAAAACAGTTATGATAG CTTGTATAAGTCCTGCAGACGTTAATGCAGAGGAAAGTCTTAACACTTTAAAATATGCTAATCGTGCTCGCAATATTCAGAACAAGCCTGTT GTGAATAGAGATCTAATATCCACTGAGATGCAAAAAATGTGTCAACAGTTACAATACCTACGAGCAGAACTTTGTGCTCGTGTAAGAGGGCCTACTTCAGACGTACAG GTTCTCAAAGAAAGGATTACATGGCTGGAGGCTACTAACGAGGATCTTCGTCGAGAACTTCATGAATACTGCAGCAGACGTGCTGTTCTAGAGTGTTGTGAGAGTGGCGCTCAA GATGGCCATGCATGTTTTATGAAAAGCGATGTACATAAGAGGGCCTTTCAGAGCATGGACTCATCTTATTGTCAAATGGATGAAGTGGTGTCAG ATGAAAAACCTGGAGAAAGTGATGTAGTAGCTAAAGAGTTAGAGCATGCACTTCGGCAAAATACCATGGATAGAGAATTGAACGAGTTAAACAAGCACTTGGAGCAGAAAGAG TCTGAGATGAAACTTGTTGGAGGAGCTGACACTGAAGCACTAAAGCAGCATTTCCAGAAGAAATTCATGGAACTTGAGGAAGAAAAAAGAATTGTGCAG CAAGACAGAGATCGATTTTTAGCTGCAGTTGAGAATCATGCTGCTAATTCTGATGCACAAAGGCAAAAGAGGCAAGAGATAAATGTGCAGAAAATAAAAGCACTTGAGGCACAG ATTTCTGATGTCAAGAAGAAACAGGAAAACCAGGTTGAACTCttaaagcaaaagaaaagaagtgATGCCGCAGCAAAACGATTGCAAGCAGAAATACAGTACATAAAGGCTCAAAAA GTTCAATTGCAGCGCAAGATAAAACAAGAGGCAGAACAATTTCGTCAGTGGAAGGCCTCTCGTGAGAAGGAATTGCTACAG CTTAGAAAAGAGGGAAGGAGGAATGAGTATGAAAGGCATAAACTCGAGGCCCTGAATCAACGCCAAAAAATG GTTCTTCAAAGGAAAACAGAAGAGGCGACAATAGCTATCAAAAGGTTGAAAGAGCTATTAGAAGCGCACAAGTGTTCTGTACGTGACAACTCAG TTAATCACAATGGACATACACCAAATGGACAG AGAAATGAAAAGTCTCTGCAAAAGTGGGTTGACCATGAGCTAGAAGTAATGGTGAAAGTGTGCGAAGTTCGTTTTGAATATGAAAAGCAGATCCAAGT GCAAAGTGCTCTGGCAGAGGAGTTAACCTTATTAAAAGAAGTGGATCAATTATCTTTGAACGGGGACATTCCTCACAGAGTAAACAATGGGCATTCTAG ATTGTTATCTATGTCACCAAATGCAAGAATGGAAAGAATAGCCTCACTTGAGTACATGCTTAGCATGTCTACAAATGCACTCAAGGCAATGGTGTCTCAACTCTCAGATGCAGAAGAACGGGAGTGTGGTTTGGTTGGTCGCAGGAAATGGAACCAAGTACACTCATTAAGTGAGGCAAAGAGCTTGCTTCAATACCTGTTTAATGCTACCGCAGAATCAAG ATGTCAGTTGCAGGAGAATGATTTGGAGATTAAGGACCTCAAACAGCAATTGAAGGATCTCACAGCTCTATTATGGAAAAGTGAAGCAGAGAAAAAAGAGCTTGTAAAGGAGCAAAAGATGAGGGAGCAAGCTGTTGTTATTGCCCTGGCTACATCAGCTACG GGGAACTCTCGCAGTTCATCAAAACACTTTGCAGATGTTTTAAGCGCCCCCCCTTTACCAATGTCACTCCCAGTCCCCAAGCTACTGAAATTTACACCCGGGATTGTTAATGGATCTATGACAGACACAGTAGCATTTCTAGATCTGAGGCGGAAG ATGGTACCAGTGGAACATTTGTCAATGCAGAAAGAAACGGCCATGGGACAGACTGGAAAACTTTGGAGGTGGAAGAGAAGTCATCACCAGTGGCTACTTCAATTCAGATGGAAGTGGCAGAAGCCATGGAAACTCTCAGAATGGATTAAACACAGTGATGAAACAATAATGAGATCGAGGCCTTGCGCGCAAGCTCTGATTCAACTGATATGA
- the LOC107901576 gene encoding kinesin-like protein KIN-4A isoform X3 — protein MEAAENCSVKVAVHIRPFIGDERTQGCKECVTVTTGKPQVQIGTHSFTFDQVYGNGGSPSSSMFEECVAPLVDGLFQGYNATVLAYGQTGSGKTYTMGTSTKDDCQTGLIPQVMNELFKKIETLKRQTEFQLHVSFIEILREEVRDLLNSEPVGKLVTPKGNAVKTAVPGRPPLQIRESSNGIITLAGSTEVAVSTLQEMATCLEHGSISRSTGSTNMNNQSSRSHAIFTITLEQMHKTQSISAVNNTPDEDMSEEYLCAKLHLVDLAGSERAKRTGSDGLRLKGIHINRGLLALGNVINALGNEKKRKEGMHVPYRDSKLTRLLQDSLGGNSKTVMIACISPADVNAEESLNTLKYANRARNIQNKPVVNRDLISTEMQKMCQQLQYLRAELCARVRGPTSDVQVLKERITWLEATNEDLRRELHEYCSRRAVLECCESGAQDGHACFMKSDVHKRAFQSMDSSYCQMDEVVSDEKPGESDVVAKELEHALRQNTMDRELNELNKHLEQKESEMKLVGGADTEALKQHFQKKFMELEEEKRIVQQDRDRFLAAVENHAANSDAQRQKRQEINVQKIKALEAQISDVKKKQENQVELLKQKKRSDAAAKRLQAEIQYIKAQKVQLQRKIKQEAEQFRQWKASREKELLQLRKEGRRNEYERHKLEALNQRQKMVLQRKTEEATIAIKRLKELLEAHKCSVRDNSVNHNGHTPNGQRNEKSLQKWVDHELEVMVKVCEVRFEYEKQIQVQSALAEELTLLKEVDQLSLNGDIPHRVNNGHSRLLSMSPNARMERIASLEYMLSMSTNALKAMVSQLSDAEERECGLVGRRKWNQVHSLSEAKSLLQYLFNATAESS, from the exons ATGGAAGCAGCTGAGAATTGCTCGGTGAAGGTCGCCGTTCATATTAGGCCTTTTATCGGCGACGAACGAACTCAAGGTTGTAAAGAATGTGTTACTGTTACTACTGGAAAGCCTCAG GTGCAAATTGGGACACATTCCTTTACATTTGATCAAGTTTATGGAAATGGTGGTTCTCCATCCTCTTCCATGTTTGAGGAATGCGTTGCTCCTCTTGTCGATGGTTTATTCCAAGGATACAATGCTACTGTACTTGCATACGGTCAG ACAGGATCTGGGAAGACATATACCATGGGAACATCTACCAAAGATGATTGCCAGACAGGATTGATTCCTCAAGTTATGAATGAGTTGTTCAAGAAAATTGAAACGTTGAAGCGTCAAACAGAGTTCCAGCTACATGTTTCCTTCATAGAG ATCCTGAGGGAAGAGGTGAGGGATTTACTGAATTCAGAACCTGTAGGCAAACTTGTTACTCCTAAAGGGAATGCTGTGAAAACAGCAGTTCCAGGAAGGCCACCTTTACAAATACGCGAATCATCAAATGGAATTATAACACTAGCTGGATCAACTGAAGTTGCAGTTAGTACGCTGCAAGAAATGGCTACTTGCCTGGAGCATGGATCAATAAGCCGGTCAACTGGGAGCACAAATATGAATAACCAGTCCAG TCGATCCCATGCCATCTTCACAATCACATTAGAACAAATGCACAAAACGCAATCAATTTCTGCTGTTAATAACACTCCGGATGAAGATATGTCTGAAGAGTATTTATGTGCGAAGCTCCATTTGGTGGACCTTGCTGGATCTGAACGAGCAAAAAGAACAGGTTCTGACGGTCTTCGGTTGAAAG GTATTCATATTAATAGAGGGCTTCTTGCACTGGGCAATGTCATCAATGCCCTTGGGAATGAGAAAAAGCGTAAAGAAGGGATGCATGTTCCATACCGTGATAGCAAACTGACTCGACTTTTGCag GATTCACTTGGTGGAAACAGCAAAACAGTTATGATAG CTTGTATAAGTCCTGCAGACGTTAATGCAGAGGAAAGTCTTAACACTTTAAAATATGCTAATCGTGCTCGCAATATTCAGAACAAGCCTGTT GTGAATAGAGATCTAATATCCACTGAGATGCAAAAAATGTGTCAACAGTTACAATACCTACGAGCAGAACTTTGTGCTCGTGTAAGAGGGCCTACTTCAGACGTACAG GTTCTCAAAGAAAGGATTACATGGCTGGAGGCTACTAACGAGGATCTTCGTCGAGAACTTCATGAATACTGCAGCAGACGTGCTGTTCTAGAGTGTTGTGAGAGTGGCGCTCAA GATGGCCATGCATGTTTTATGAAAAGCGATGTACATAAGAGGGCCTTTCAGAGCATGGACTCATCTTATTGTCAAATGGATGAAGTGGTGTCAG ATGAAAAACCTGGAGAAAGTGATGTAGTAGCTAAAGAGTTAGAGCATGCACTTCGGCAAAATACCATGGATAGAGAATTGAACGAGTTAAACAAGCACTTGGAGCAGAAAGAG TCTGAGATGAAACTTGTTGGAGGAGCTGACACTGAAGCACTAAAGCAGCATTTCCAGAAGAAATTCATGGAACTTGAGGAAGAAAAAAGAATTGTGCAG CAAGACAGAGATCGATTTTTAGCTGCAGTTGAGAATCATGCTGCTAATTCTGATGCACAAAGGCAAAAGAGGCAAGAGATAAATGTGCAGAAAATAAAAGCACTTGAGGCACAG ATTTCTGATGTCAAGAAGAAACAGGAAAACCAGGTTGAACTCttaaagcaaaagaaaagaagtgATGCCGCAGCAAAACGATTGCAAGCAGAAATACAGTACATAAAGGCTCAAAAA GTTCAATTGCAGCGCAAGATAAAACAAGAGGCAGAACAATTTCGTCAGTGGAAGGCCTCTCGTGAGAAGGAATTGCTACAG CTTAGAAAAGAGGGAAGGAGGAATGAGTATGAAAGGCATAAACTCGAGGCCCTGAATCAACGCCAAAAAATG GTTCTTCAAAGGAAAACAGAAGAGGCGACAATAGCTATCAAAAGGTTGAAAGAGCTATTAGAAGCGCACAAGTGTTCTGTACGTGACAACTCAG TTAATCACAATGGACATACACCAAATGGACAG AGAAATGAAAAGTCTCTGCAAAAGTGGGTTGACCATGAGCTAGAAGTAATGGTGAAAGTGTGCGAAGTTCGTTTTGAATATGAAAAGCAGATCCAAGT GCAAAGTGCTCTGGCAGAGGAGTTAACCTTATTAAAAGAAGTGGATCAATTATCTTTGAACGGGGACATTCCTCACAGAGTAAACAATGGGCATTCTAG ATTGTTATCTATGTCACCAAATGCAAGAATGGAAAGAATAGCCTCACTTGAGTACATGCTTAGCATGTCTACAAATGCACTCAAGGCAATGGTGTCTCAACTCTCAGATGCAGAAGAACGGGAGTGTGGTTTGGTTGGTCGCAGGAAATGGAACCAAGTACACTCATTAAGTGAGGCAAAGAGCTTGCTTCAATACCTGTTTAATGCTACCGCAGAATCAAG CTGA
- the LOC107901576 gene encoding kinesin-like protein KIN-4A isoform X2, with product MEAAENCSVKVAVHIRPFIGDERTQGCKECVTVTTGKPQVQIGTHSFTFDQVYGNGGSPSSSMFEECVAPLVDGLFQGYNATVLAYGQTGSGKTYTMGTSTKDDCQTGLIPQVMNELFKKIETLKRQTEFQLHVSFIEILREEVRDLLNSEPVGKLVTPKGNAVKTAVPGRPPLQIRESSNGIITLAGSTEVAVSTLQEMATCLEHGSISRSTGSTNMNNQSSRSHAIFTITLEQMHKTQSISAVNNTPDEDMSEEYLCAKLHLVDLAGSERAKRTGSDGLRLKGIHINRGLLALGNVINALGNEKKRKEGMHVPYRDSKLTRLLQDSLGGNSKTVMIACISPADVNAEESLNTLKYANRARNIQNKPVVNRDLISTEMQKMCQQLQYLRAELCARVRGPTSDVQVLKERITWLEATNEDLRRELHEYCSRRAVLECCESGAQDGHACFMKSDVHKRAFQSMDSSYCQMDEVVSDEKPGESDVVAKELEHALRQNTMDRELNELNKHLEQKESEMKLVGGADTEALKQHFQKKFMELEEEKRIVQQDRDRFLAAVENHAANSDAQRQKRQEINVQKIKALEAQISDVKKKQENQVELLKQKKRSDAAAKRLQAEIQYIKAQKVQLQRKIKQEAEQFRQWKASREKELLQLRKEGRRNEYERHKLEALNQRQKMVLQRKTEEATIAIKRLKELLEAHKCSVRDNSVNHNGHTPNGQRNEKSLQKWVDHELEVMVKVCEVRFEYEKQIQVQSALAEELTLLKEVDQLSLNGDIPHRVNNGHSRLLSMSPNARMERIASLEYMLSMSTNALKAMVSQLSDAEERECGLVGRRKWNQVHSLSEAKSLLQYLFNATAESRRMIWRLRTSNSN from the exons ATGGAAGCAGCTGAGAATTGCTCGGTGAAGGTCGCCGTTCATATTAGGCCTTTTATCGGCGACGAACGAACTCAAGGTTGTAAAGAATGTGTTACTGTTACTACTGGAAAGCCTCAG GTGCAAATTGGGACACATTCCTTTACATTTGATCAAGTTTATGGAAATGGTGGTTCTCCATCCTCTTCCATGTTTGAGGAATGCGTTGCTCCTCTTGTCGATGGTTTATTCCAAGGATACAATGCTACTGTACTTGCATACGGTCAG ACAGGATCTGGGAAGACATATACCATGGGAACATCTACCAAAGATGATTGCCAGACAGGATTGATTCCTCAAGTTATGAATGAGTTGTTCAAGAAAATTGAAACGTTGAAGCGTCAAACAGAGTTCCAGCTACATGTTTCCTTCATAGAG ATCCTGAGGGAAGAGGTGAGGGATTTACTGAATTCAGAACCTGTAGGCAAACTTGTTACTCCTAAAGGGAATGCTGTGAAAACAGCAGTTCCAGGAAGGCCACCTTTACAAATACGCGAATCATCAAATGGAATTATAACACTAGCTGGATCAACTGAAGTTGCAGTTAGTACGCTGCAAGAAATGGCTACTTGCCTGGAGCATGGATCAATAAGCCGGTCAACTGGGAGCACAAATATGAATAACCAGTCCAG TCGATCCCATGCCATCTTCACAATCACATTAGAACAAATGCACAAAACGCAATCAATTTCTGCTGTTAATAACACTCCGGATGAAGATATGTCTGAAGAGTATTTATGTGCGAAGCTCCATTTGGTGGACCTTGCTGGATCTGAACGAGCAAAAAGAACAGGTTCTGACGGTCTTCGGTTGAAAG GTATTCATATTAATAGAGGGCTTCTTGCACTGGGCAATGTCATCAATGCCCTTGGGAATGAGAAAAAGCGTAAAGAAGGGATGCATGTTCCATACCGTGATAGCAAACTGACTCGACTTTTGCag GATTCACTTGGTGGAAACAGCAAAACAGTTATGATAG CTTGTATAAGTCCTGCAGACGTTAATGCAGAGGAAAGTCTTAACACTTTAAAATATGCTAATCGTGCTCGCAATATTCAGAACAAGCCTGTT GTGAATAGAGATCTAATATCCACTGAGATGCAAAAAATGTGTCAACAGTTACAATACCTACGAGCAGAACTTTGTGCTCGTGTAAGAGGGCCTACTTCAGACGTACAG GTTCTCAAAGAAAGGATTACATGGCTGGAGGCTACTAACGAGGATCTTCGTCGAGAACTTCATGAATACTGCAGCAGACGTGCTGTTCTAGAGTGTTGTGAGAGTGGCGCTCAA GATGGCCATGCATGTTTTATGAAAAGCGATGTACATAAGAGGGCCTTTCAGAGCATGGACTCATCTTATTGTCAAATGGATGAAGTGGTGTCAG ATGAAAAACCTGGAGAAAGTGATGTAGTAGCTAAAGAGTTAGAGCATGCACTTCGGCAAAATACCATGGATAGAGAATTGAACGAGTTAAACAAGCACTTGGAGCAGAAAGAG TCTGAGATGAAACTTGTTGGAGGAGCTGACACTGAAGCACTAAAGCAGCATTTCCAGAAGAAATTCATGGAACTTGAGGAAGAAAAAAGAATTGTGCAG CAAGACAGAGATCGATTTTTAGCTGCAGTTGAGAATCATGCTGCTAATTCTGATGCACAAAGGCAAAAGAGGCAAGAGATAAATGTGCAGAAAATAAAAGCACTTGAGGCACAG ATTTCTGATGTCAAGAAGAAACAGGAAAACCAGGTTGAACTCttaaagcaaaagaaaagaagtgATGCCGCAGCAAAACGATTGCAAGCAGAAATACAGTACATAAAGGCTCAAAAA GTTCAATTGCAGCGCAAGATAAAACAAGAGGCAGAACAATTTCGTCAGTGGAAGGCCTCTCGTGAGAAGGAATTGCTACAG CTTAGAAAAGAGGGAAGGAGGAATGAGTATGAAAGGCATAAACTCGAGGCCCTGAATCAACGCCAAAAAATG GTTCTTCAAAGGAAAACAGAAGAGGCGACAATAGCTATCAAAAGGTTGAAAGAGCTATTAGAAGCGCACAAGTGTTCTGTACGTGACAACTCAG TTAATCACAATGGACATACACCAAATGGACAG AGAAATGAAAAGTCTCTGCAAAAGTGGGTTGACCATGAGCTAGAAGTAATGGTGAAAGTGTGCGAAGTTCGTTTTGAATATGAAAAGCAGATCCAAGT GCAAAGTGCTCTGGCAGAGGAGTTAACCTTATTAAAAGAAGTGGATCAATTATCTTTGAACGGGGACATTCCTCACAGAGTAAACAATGGGCATTCTAG ATTGTTATCTATGTCACCAAATGCAAGAATGGAAAGAATAGCCTCACTTGAGTACATGCTTAGCATGTCTACAAATGCACTCAAGGCAATGGTGTCTCAACTCTCAGATGCAGAAGAACGGGAGTGTGGTTTGGTTGGTCGCAGGAAATGGAACCAAGTACACTCATTAAGTGAGGCAAAGAGCTTGCTTCAATACCTGTTTAATGCTACCGCAGAATCAAG GAGAATGATTTGGAGATTAAGGACCTCAAACAGCAATTGA
- the LOC107901595 gene encoding probable inactive receptor kinase At5g67200 yields the protein MGETKAMAQTGGTMPQTIPIPFLLLFFFLTCFSEPITYPPQTNLMLPSDAVSILSFKSKADLHNKLLYVLNERFDYCQWRGVNCIQGRVVRFLLPNFGLFGTFPANSLSRLDQLRVLSLHNNSLSGPIPDLSSLYNLKSLFLGRNHFSGTFPSPILFLHRLTSLDLSYNELTGPLPVNLTTLDRLNILRLEWNRFNGTVPPLNQPFLLIFNVSGNNLTGKIPVTPTLSKFNTTAFSLNPHLCGKIINKACTTRAPFFGSSSASSPAVQSPKANSGGIVALPPPHLPKKKHQRPGMVLGFTVGIALIIFSVLLALAVVKKQGGKKRVESKETKPTTASSEATNSKTQVEGVSERKSVINEIQKLKKSGNLVFVDGEVEGYSLEQLMRASAELLGRGSMGITYKAVIDGQLILTVKRLDAGKTAVTSGEVFEQHMDAVGALRHPNLVPVRAYFQAKGERLVIYDYQPNGSVSNLVHGSRSTRAKPLHWTSCLKIAEDVAEGLAYIHQASRLFHGNLKSSNVLLGSDFEACLADYSLVLLADSSCFTEDPDSLAYKAPEIRKSSRRLTPKSDVYAFGVFLLELLTGKLPSRHPVLVPRDMLEWVRATREDDGGEYHWLGMLTEVASVCSLTSPEQRPAMWQVLKMIHEIKESAMMDDSASFGYS from the exons ATGGGGGAAACAAAAGCGATGGCACAAACAGGAGGAACGATGCCCCAAACCATCCCCATACCtttccttcttctcttcttcttccttactTGTTTCTCTGAGCCTATAACTTACCCTCCCCAGACCAACTTAATGTTGCCATCCGACGCCGTTTCCATCCTCTCCTTCAAATCCAAAGCCGACCTCCATAACAAGCTTCTTTACGTTCTCAACGAGCGTTTCGACTACTGTCAATGGCGAGGCGTCAATTGCATTCAAGGCCGCGTCGTCCGCTTTCTCCTCCCCAATTTCGGCCTCTTTGGCACTTTTCCCGCCAACTCCCTCTCCCGTCTCGACCAGCTCCGTGTTCTCAGTCTCCATAACAACTCCCTCTCCGGTCCCATCCCCGACTTGTCCTCTCTTTACAACCTTAAGTCCCTGTTTCTCGGCCGCAACCATTTCTCTGGAACCTTCCCTTCTCCCATCTTGTTTCTTCATAGATTAACCTCCCTCGATCTTTCTTACAATGAATTGACTGGTCCCCTTCCAGTTAACTTAACCACATTGGACCGGTTAAACATCCTCCGCCTTGAGTGGAACCGGTTTAACGGAACGGTCCCGCCTTTAAACCAACCCTTCCTACTCATCTTCAACGTTTCAGGCAACAATCTTACTGGAAAAATACCGGTCACGCCCACTTTATCCAAGTTCAATACGACGGCGTTCTCTTTGAACCCTCACCTTTGTGGGAAGATTATCAACAAAGCCTGCACTACGCGTGCACCGTTTTTCGGTTCTTCTTCAGCTTCTAGTCCGGCAGTGCAAAGCCCGAAGGCCAACTCCGGAGGGATTGTAGCTCTGCCACCGCCGCATTTACCAAAGAAGAAGCACCAGAGACCTGGGATGGTCCTTGGATTTACTGTCGGCATTGCGTTGATAATATTTTCAGTTTTGTTAGCTTTAGCTGTAGTTAAAAAGCAAGGCGGTAAAAAGAGAGTAGAGTCGAAAGAAACTAAGCCAACAACAGCTTCATCCGAGGCAACGAACTCAAAAACCCAAGTGGAAGGAGTTTCGGAGAGAAAATCAGTGATAAACGAAATTCAGAAGCTGAAAAAGAGTGGGAATTTAGTGTTTGTTGATGGGGAAGTGGAAGGGTACAGTTTAGAGCAGTTAATGAGAGCTTCAGCTGAGTTATTAGGGAGAGGTAGCATGGGGATTACGTATAAGGCAGTGATTGATGGGCAATTGATTTTGACAGTGAAGAGATTGGATGCTGGGAAAACGGCAGTAACCAGCGGTGAAGTTTTTGAACAGCATATGGATGCTGTTGGGGCGCTGAGACACCCCAATTTGGTGCCTGTTAGAGCTTATTTTCAAGCTAAAGGTGAAAGGCTTGTGATATATGATTATCAACCCAACGGAAGCGTTTCCAATCTCGTTCATG GTTCAAGATCAACTAGGGCAAAGCCACTTCATTGGACATCATGTTTAAAGATAGCAGAAGATGTTGCAGAGGGCCTTGCCTACATCCACCAAGCATCAAGGCTTTTCCATGGCAACTTGAAATCGTCCAACGTCCTCCTTGGTTCCGATTTCGAAGCTTGCCTCGCCGACTACAGCCTTGTGCTCCTTGCAGACTCTTCTTGTTTTACTGAAGATCCTGATTCTTTAGCCTATAAAGCGCCTGAGATTCGAAAATCCAGCCGCCGACTAACTCCCAAGTCGGATGTTTATGCCTTCGGTGTGTTTCTATTGGAGCTTTTGACAGGCAAACTTCCATCACGACATCCGGTGCTTGTGCCTCGGGACATGCTGGAATGGGTTAGAGCAACACGTGAAGATGATGGTGGGGAATATCACTGGCTTGGGATGCTTACTGAAGTTGCTAGTGTTTGTAGCTTGACATCTCCGGAACAACGGCCAGCAATGTGGCAGGTGTTAAAGATGATACATGAGATCAAGGAGAGTGCGATGATGGATGATAGTGCATCTTTTGGTTACTCATAA